In one Candidatus Nomurabacteria bacterium genomic region, the following are encoded:
- a CDS encoding glycosyltransferase translates to MRIIHVVWSLGRGGAERFVLDLAQAQQRSHDVRVIAVCGGEMEQLFLDAEIDLKVLGKQPHTLKERFRIIEQCKELYRECQPDIVHTHLGADVWAGYFAAKPLGIKWVMTAHSHEPELSIITRILRFLAYRSAGHIAAVSRSVKDMVTWRYGVLEKKVTVIPVGLDLQRFALRERHQAGDIPKLVIVGRLAPEKGHRVLLEALALLHRPWALTIVGDGPLRLTLQRESERLGIAQRIHWAGSVNDPSYYLTTSDLFCMPSLHEGQGMALLEAAASRLPAIATDLPAIREVFDRRSMLLIPVSDVDALSKAIHQTLTQYTDALIRADLAANIVRDRFGIQVVVRLYDTLYASL, encoded by the coding sequence ATGCGTATTATCCATGTCGTTTGGTCATTAGGTAGAGGCGGTGCTGAGCGTTTTGTTTTGGATTTGGCACAAGCTCAGCAACGATCACACGATGTACGTGTAATCGCGGTATGCGGTGGAGAAATGGAGCAATTATTTTTAGATGCAGAAATAGACTTAAAAGTATTAGGTAAACAACCGCATACACTAAAAGAGCGTTTTCGTATCATCGAACAATGCAAAGAACTATATCGAGAATGTCAGCCCGATATCGTGCATACGCATTTAGGTGCAGATGTATGGGCGGGTTACTTTGCGGCAAAACCGCTTGGTATTAAGTGGGTGATGACAGCTCATAGTCATGAACCAGAACTAAGCATCATCACAAGAATATTACGCTTTTTGGCCTATCGCTCTGCTGGGCATATCGCGGCTGTCTCACGTTCTGTTAAAGATATGGTGACTTGGCGTTATGGTGTTTTAGAAAAAAAAGTAACAGTCATTCCTGTTGGATTAGATCTTCAGCGTTTTGCCTTACGCGAGAGACATCAAGCGGGTGATATTCCAAAGCTCGTTATTGTTGGTAGGCTCGCTCCAGAAAAAGGTCATCGAGTGCTTCTCGAGGCATTAGCGCTCTTACATCGTCCTTGGGCATTAACCATTGTTGGCGATGGACCATTGCGCTTAACATTACAACGTGAGAGCGAACGTCTTGGTATTGCACAACGTATTCACTGGGCAGGGTCAGTAAATGACCCTTCCTATTATCTGACAACATCTGATCTTTTTTGCATGCCTTCGTTACACGAAGGTCAGGGGATGGCGCTTCTCGAAGCGGCGGCATCACGCTTACCTGCTATCGCTACCGACTTACCTGCAATTCGCGAAGTCTTTGATCGTAGATCGATGTTGCTTATACCAGTGAGCGATGTTGATGCTTTGAGTAAAGCAATACATCAAACACTTACTCAATATACCGACGCCTTAATAAGGGCTGATTTAGCCGCAAACATTGTACGCGATCGTTTTGGTATTCAGGTGGTTGTTCGCTTGTATGATACGCTTTACGCCTCCCTATGA
- a CDS encoding glycosyltransferase family 4 protein → MKILHVNKFFDFQGGAEVYMHGLMRYQEALGHEVHAFSTHSIKNLPSKDERFFVKRYDLKKKTDLYTQAKIAANFIWNVEAKKALGKMLDEVKPDIIHIHNIYHHLSTSVLAEIRKRKIPCVQTLHDYKLASPNYSMFAHGTICEHSKGGRYYEVVKYKCLSDSTIRNVLAAVEMYMTKTVQSYERTIALFLCPSQFMKEKMIDWGEPASKMRLVRNPTDRVEVAAVRGGGYLIYAGRLSEEKGLESFLEAACLFPSLPVKLAGSGPDEAKLRAIVEKHGASHIEFLGFVDPVTLRELRHRAEALVLPTLSYENCSGSILEAMASGLPCLVTRTGGNPELIEDGKQGFLVTPGSVEDWTRTLHRFLATPTEVRDAMGQSGREKVAARHDWHAHTLQVLSCYEEAGAK, encoded by the coding sequence ATGAAGATATTGCACGTAAATAAATTTTTTGATTTCCAAGGAGGGGCTGAGGTCTATATGCATGGACTGATGCGGTATCAAGAGGCATTAGGTCATGAAGTACACGCTTTTTCTACCCACAGCATCAAAAATCTTCCATCTAAAGATGAAAGGTTCTTTGTAAAGCGTTACGATCTTAAAAAAAAGACGGATTTATATACGCAAGCAAAAATTGCGGCAAATTTTATCTGGAACGTAGAGGCAAAAAAAGCTCTAGGTAAAATGCTCGATGAAGTAAAGCCAGACATTATTCATATCCATAATATCTATCATCATCTTTCGACATCAGTATTAGCAGAGATTCGTAAACGAAAGATCCCATGCGTACAAACGCTACACGATTATAAGCTCGCTTCTCCAAATTATAGTATGTTTGCCCACGGAACGATCTGTGAACACAGTAAGGGTGGTCGATATTATGAAGTGGTAAAGTACAAGTGTTTATCGGACTCGACGATTCGTAATGTATTGGCTGCCGTAGAGATGTATATGACAAAAACGGTGCAGTCATATGAACGAACGATCGCTCTCTTTCTTTGTCCTTCGCAATTCATGAAAGAAAAAATGATTGATTGGGGTGAGCCCGCGAGTAAAATGCGCTTGGTGAGAAATCCAACGGATCGTGTCGAAGTAGCCGCAGTGCGTGGCGGAGGTTATTTGATTTATGCTGGACGTTTATCCGAAGAGAAAGGTCTCGAATCTTTTCTCGAAGCAGCCTGTCTTTTTCCAAGTCTACCTGTAAAGCTCGCTGGGAGTGGTCCAGATGAGGCAAAACTCCGTGCTATTGTCGAAAAACACGGTGCATCACATATCGAATTTTTGGGGTTTGTTGATCCAGTAACGCTTAGAGAATTACGTCATCGCGCCGAAGCACTTGTTCTACCAACGTTAAGTTATGAAAATTGCAGCGGTTCAATACTTGAGGCGATGGCTAGTGGATTACCTTGTCTTGTCACGCGTACGGGAGGTAACCCAGAACTTATCGAGGACGGTAAGCAAGGATTTCTTGTGACGCCTGGATCCGTAGAAGATTGGACACGCACTCTGCATCGTTTTTTGGCTACACCAACCGAAGTACGCGATGCAATGGGTCAGTCGGGTCGAGAAAAGGTTGCCGCACGCCATGATTGGCACGCTCACACGCTTCAGGTATTAAGTTGCTATGAAGAAGCGGGTGCAAAATAG
- the queA gene encoding tRNA preQ1(34) S-adenosylmethionine ribosyltransferase-isomerase QueA has protein sequence MSTPLFDFDYHLPVDRIAQESLADRESAKLLLLAREDGAIIDRHIRDLPDLLAPGDLLIFNDSKVFKARLEGRLDDGTQAECFLLHPTEHGYWEALIKPGKKLAPGSTIYFSSDTKCVLQEKTNQGTAIVDFGLTTDEVFAFSDKAGSVPVPPYVEKNARNQSEYQTIYAKERGSVAAPTAGFHFTENLFNKLEQKGVQKAFVTLHVGLGTFRPIKTETLETHDMHREWGHVPQETIDQIYKTKKRGNRVIAVGTTATRALESWGGVGEAWADSTDLFITPGYSFRVIDGLLTNFHLPKSTLIVLVSAFAGRKSVLNAYKHAIDNKYRFYSFGDAMLIL, from the coding sequence ATGTCTACGCCACTTTTTGACTTTGATTATCACCTTCCTGTTGACCGTATTGCTCAAGAGTCGCTTGCAGACCGTGAGTCAGCAAAGCTACTCCTATTAGCTCGTGAAGATGGCGCCATCATAGATCGTCATATTCGTGATCTGCCAGATCTGTTAGCACCAGGAGATCTATTGATTTTTAATGACAGCAAAGTCTTTAAGGCGCGCCTAGAAGGACGTCTCGACGACGGTACGCAAGCAGAGTGTTTTCTCCTCCATCCGACGGAGCACGGCTATTGGGAAGCCCTTATCAAGCCAGGTAAAAAACTCGCTCCTGGATCAACAATCTATTTTTCCTCTGACACAAAGTGCGTATTGCAAGAAAAAACCAACCAAGGTACCGCCATAGTTGATTTTGGCTTAACAACTGATGAAGTATTCGCATTTTCTGATAAAGCAGGTTCGGTGCCAGTCCCGCCCTATGTTGAAAAAAATGCACGTAACCAGAGCGAGTACCAAACCATCTATGCCAAAGAACGCGGTTCAGTGGCAGCACCTACAGCAGGATTTCATTTTACTGAAAATCTCTTTAACAAACTTGAACAAAAAGGCGTTCAAAAAGCCTTTGTCACTCTTCATGTAGGACTCGGTACATTTAGACCCATCAAAACAGAAACACTTGAAACGCATGACATGCACAGAGAGTGGGGCCATGTTCCTCAAGAAACGATTGATCAAATCTATAAAACAAAGAAACGCGGTAATCGCGTCATTGCTGTTGGTACTACGGCGACACGCGCTCTTGAGTCGTGGGGCGGCGTAGGAGAAGCTTGGGCTGATTCAACCGATCTCTTTATTACTCCGGGCTATTCGTTTCGAGTAATTGACGGATTGCTAACGAATTTTCATTTACCAAAATCTACGCTCATCGTACTTGTTTCTGCCTTTGCAGGACGTAAGTCCGTATTAAATGCCTATAAACACGCCATTGATAATAAGTATCGTTTTTATAGCTTTGGTGATGCGATGCTTATCCTTTAG